A stretch of DNA from Piliocolobus tephrosceles isolate RC106 chromosome 21, ASM277652v3, whole genome shotgun sequence:
GGGCCGGTTAAAGACTAATCTCTGATTACACTGTAAATGCTGTTAACACACCTTTGAAAGGCCTTACCAGAGCTAGGTCCAGCTGCCTCAGAGGGTGAGGAGATATGAATGGCCCTGGCATCTTTTCTGGCACATTTCTCCTTGGTTCAGACGGAGCTTAGCTGTGATAGCTGACTCTTCCCCTAGGAGTCCTGGGTGGGTTTCTGTGGCTCTGTGAAGGCCCTGGAATCACCTGCAAAATCAAAGGTGTGCCTTTTTCTGAGGTCAGTGACCAAGACACCCCCTGCAGAGCCTTAAGGGGGCCATGACCCCTCAAGCCCAGGACTTGAGCCTGAGCTAGGAAGAGCCACAGAGACCTTGGCCCCCCCGCCCCCACTATAAATTTCAACTTGTTGAAAGCAAGTTTGTTGTCATATTATAAAATGCAAACATACCACAGGGTGCAGATTGAACGATCGTGTTCCCTCTGCCCTGTCCTCTTGCTCCTGGTGGTGTGGAACCTGGGTCCCCCTCCCGAGAGAACCCAGGCCTACGTGGGCCCCTGCGTGGATCTCTTCCCCTTCTTGCAGAGGTGACAAACTACTGCTCCAGGCTGTTAATACCAGTGTGAGGTTTTACAGTCAGAAATACTGACACATTTCAAACTGAATACTAAGACCCCCTTCATTGTGATTTAACTAATGTGGTTTTCTTGGCCATGTTACTTTAGATTTTAGTTGCAGAGAAATAGACAGGGCTCCGGGACGCCAGGTAATGCCCACGGTGGCTGTGGTGCCTGCAGCTGCCATTTCCTGTTTTATTTGGATTGAGATGGAGCTCCTGCAGCCTGCGGTCCTCTTCATACcgcacagttcagtggcattcgGCCCATTCACAGTGCTGTGCGACCACCTCTGTCCAGCTTCAGAACTCCTTCATCGCCCCAGAGAGAAAACCCATAGCTTTCAGGTGTTCCCTCTCCATGCCTCCCTCCACCCCTGGCAACCCATAgtccactctctctctctctggatttGCCGGTTCTGGATGATTCATGTCGACGGAATCTCAGGCCGTGTGGCCTACTGTGCTGGTGTCTGTCGCTGAGCGCAGTCCCTCTGCGGCTGGTCCCCGTCACAGCATGGGGCCGTGTCGTACTCGGTGGGGACAGGTGGGTTGTGGGACTTGCACCCAGTCAGCTGCCCCGGGGCCTGGGCCGTCTCCAGCCCGCCTTGCGGTGCCTGCCCAGCGTGCTGACCGGGCATCCCTGTGCCTGCCCGCAGGCCATGACGCTGATGGAGTACCTCATCAAGACCGGCTCAGAGCGCGTGTCACAGCAGTGTAAGGAGAACATGTACGCTGTGCAGACGCTGAAGGACTTCCAGTACGTGGACCGCGACGGCAAGGACCAGGGCGTGAACGTGCGCGAGAAAGCCAAGCAGCTGGTGGCCCTGCTGCGCGACGAGGACCGGCTGCGGGAGGAGCGGGCACATGCACTCAAGACCAAGGAAAAGCTGGCACAGACCGCCACGGGTGAGCCCTCCCTGCGGCCCCTGACGGCCTAGAGTCTGTCCTCTGCCTGCTGCGGCTCCCAGCACCCAGCCGCccgcttccctccctcccagccagGAGGGACTGAGGCATCCCCCTTTTCCTCTCCTCACCTGCGACCCTTGCTCTGGTCCCACTTGTGCCCTTTTTTCCCTTAGCACCTCCCATGCAGCAGCTCTGGGACCCTCCCTGCCTCTTGCCTTGTGCCCCAGGGCAGGTCTAGAATTGGGAACTTTTATTTCACTTCCCCATAGGCTCAGGGCCTCAGGGCGGTCAGTGCTGGGGACAGGGCTCTGAGGGGACAGTCACACAGTGACCCCCGAGGGTGCCGTGCTTCTGTCTGCGCCGAGATGAGGGGAACATCAGAGAGGCAGAGGGTGGCCTGGAAGGGGCACAGAAGGAAGGCCAGAGCCAGGGCCTGCAGGTTGCACCAGGCATCTGGGCCTGCATTAGGAGCCTTGACAATGCCTTCCGGAGGTGGAGGACTCAGTCTGGTGGGTGGTTACCAGCACTGAAAACAAAACTTGAAATACTGCCTCCCACATCGTCAGGCCAAGATCTGTCCCACGAAACATTTCCAGTTATGTGATGGGTGTGTGGGCCTTGGACTGTGCCGGAAAGTGTGATCTATGCTGGTCGCGGGCTCACAGCTGTGAAGAGACTAGTCCTGCTGCTCAGgactgggagggaggtgggagaatGTCTGCGAGGCTCTTCTCTCCAGGAAGAGTGGAGGTGCCTCAGTTAGTGGGGGTGCGTGAGATGGGGAAGGGCCGCTAGAGCACTgccctggagatggaggtgggtCAGCCAGGCCTGCGCAGACAGCACAAAGGTCCTGTGGCCCCCATGGGGTCCGGCTCAAGGGACGGGACTTGTTTGGGGAAGTCTAGGCCTTCTGTTTGGACAGGTCTCATTTGGGATCACCGTGCAGCACCATGGGGATACATGGGTGTATGGGGTGTGTACGGCCCTGCCCAGAACTCCAGAGTAAGGACCCAGGAGCTGGTAGACGGCGTGAAAGCAGAGAGTGTGAAGTGGAGGGAAGAAGCTGGCGTGGCGTGGGAGTGCTCAGAGCTGGGGACACCAGGAGGGAGTGTGGACGGCAGAGAGGGGCTAGTCAGCTTGAGGCAGGCAGGTGGGCAGCGGGGTTGGGGTGGACTGAGGAGGGACGTTGGCAGGAGCTGGGAGGAGAGCGGGAGCCTCAGGGAAGTGGCCTGAGGGTGGGAGATCCTGGCTCGGGGGTGGTCAGACTCTGTGCAGGGCCAGAGCCAGCGTCCTCTGCGTTGCTGGCCATGCCTTCCCATCCCAGCGGCCTGGCCCTGTCTGCCAGCGGTTGCTGGGAAGCAGCTGCGCCCCTCTGACACTCACCAAGGACTCtggaatttgaatttcatgtagtTTTCACATGTCTTTTTGAGAGTTTTCagttgttatttaattttttaagggtACTCAAGTTTTCGCCCATCTTGGtgcattctgttcattttttcccaCCATTGAAAAACGTAAAGGCCTTTCTCAGACCTTCTCAGGCCAGCTGCGGCTGCCACTGTGGTGTGCTGGCCCCTGTCCTGGAGCGAGCTGTGTGGAGGGCTGTGGCTGGGGAGGAGGTTGGGGGCAGCTAGGGAGTGCGCCGAGACCCCCCGTGGGCGGGGAAGGGCCTGTGGTCCCCGGACAGCACCGAGGCTGGGTGATCCGAGGCTGGGTGATCCGAGGCTGGGTGATCCGGTGAGGGGAAGGCGGTGTTGCTGGCTGGGTGCCGGTGTTACCTGTGATGTGGGAGGTGCGGCCCTCAGGGCTGCTGGGCGTTGGATTTAGCCACCACGGGGCTGGGGGTTTGGGGCATTTGCAAGGTAGAGGTTGGCCAATGGGGTGTAGATTCCCAGCACCCACCACTGAGAGTCCTCAGAGCTTAGGAGGAAGTCGCAGgggcagggaagaggaggaggggcccCAGGAGTGTGGTCCTCCCTGTGCCCCGGCCTCACCTGTGCCCCACGCTGCCCTTCCATCTGCCCATCCCCCCAGACGGCCACTTACCCACCCAAATCCATCAACCGCTGCTGCTTCTCTCATCCTTTTTCACTCATAACCCCAGATGGTCACCCTTTGGCCCCGCCCTGCCACTCACGTGCTCCCTGGGCATACCATGCACCCAGTCCTGCTGGGCACACTGCACGGGGGCCAGCCTGGGGGCCCCTGAACCTGGTACAGGTGGGGCCACCAGACAGCTGCCTGCTGCAGCTCCAGGCGAGGGGAGCCAAGGCCTGCTCCTCAGGGAGAGGCCTGGGCCTGGGGAGTGGGTTGGGCGGCGACAGAAGTATAGAACACAGGTGCAAGGCGTCTTGGAGCTGGAGCGGACAGAACTTGCTGACGAGTGCACAGGGTGGGGAGGGCGGGGCAGGAGAGGCAAGGTCCACCCTGGGGCTTTGGAGGCTGGGGCGATGGCCCCGCGCTCGGCGGGCCTGGGGCCTGGTTGGAGCCTGTTCTCTACACTGGAGGGGGCCTAGGGTCCACAGGCCTTGAGGATGGAGAGAACAGTGTCAGGACAGAGTTTGAGGGTAGGTGGAGGTCGCTGAGAGGATGCTGCAGTGGAGGCCGGGGATATCTCAGCGCCCTCCTGGAGGGTCCGGCCCTGCCTTCCTGtgtcccctctctctcccttcccctcctgctcCTGGAACCAAGGGCTCCCTACTGGCCACTCCCCAACCCTGACCAGGCCTTGCATCCTGCCGTCTCAGCAGACGCTGTTCTCCCACTCTGAATTCCAGTTGTTCCCTGCCAGAGCTATCATTCTCCGCAAGCCCTGGACACAGGCCTGGGAGACCCGGGAGGAAGGACCTCCCATTCCCCAGGGGCCCAGCGACAGACCCCAGGCACGCGAGGAGTCCTGGTGGTGGCAGGGCTCAGAGGTTCCTGGGGTTCCCCATCTGCTTATCGGACTGACTTTTGCTCTGGTCCTTCCCTGATGCCTGGCCCCTCCCATGGGTGGGGCTGCCTGCGCCCCCCCTCCCCAGGGACCCTGCATCCCCACCCTTTCTCCTCTGAGCACCTGGTGTCTGGTCTCTGCCTCTCGGTCCCAGTCGTGGCCTTCAGAGGTTGTAGGGTGGGGGACTTGGGCGATGGGGTTGAACACAGAAGCCCCCGTCTGTCTAGGCTGTGGGGTTTCCTGCCTCTCGTTCCCTGGTCTGGGTCTCACGCGTTtctcccctgccctccagcctcatcAGCAGCTGTGGGCTCGGGCCCCCCTCCTGAGGCGGAGCAGGCATGGCCACAGAGCAGTGGGGAGGAGGAGCTGCAGCTCCAGCTGGCCCTGGCCATGAGCAAGGAGGAGGCTGACCAGGTACTGGGCGTGCAGCTGGGGCTGTCTGTCCGCCACCCGCCTCCATGTCTCACCTCTGGCTGCCTCCCAGCCCGACGCGGGCCTGGCCCTCACTGTCGCTGCTCCACGTGCTGTCACTCGTCTCCTCCCCAGTCCTGCCTCATCCTCACCCCCGTCCCTCTGCGTGTCACTCTCTGCCTGTCCCTCACTGGTTCAGGGACCCCAAGGCCTCTCTTTCTTTGACCCTATCTGACTCTGGCtctacctctgcctctgcctctgcctctggctcTGGCCCCTCCCGCCACGCCCCTCACActctctctcccccagcccccatcctgCGGCCCCGAGGACGACGCCCAGCTCCAGCTGGCCCTTAGTTTGAGCCGAGAAGAGCATGATAAGGTCAGAGCAGCCTCCCTGTCCCTGCCCTGCCAGGGACTCCCCTCAGACCAGCCCCATCGCCCCTTCCTAAGTCACCCCCCACCATCCTGCTGGGCTGGAAAGCCCACAGGCTCACGCATGTTGAAACCTCAGTACCTTCAGCCGTAGGATGTAGGACCTCAGGTCAGACAGAGCCTGGGTGGCGGCCAGCGCAGCCATGCCAAGGTTGCTTGGGTGACCAGGGTCCCTTCCTCCCCCCAATGCAGGAGACACCACCGAGGCGGGTGCCTGTCCTCCCTGGGTGCCCCAGCACAGCACCCCACTCCCCTCATCCCCGTGTCCCACCCGACCTTTGACCCAGGTGCCCCATCCCCATTTCATACATTGTCCGCATCCCATCGAATCCTTCAGCCGCCTTCATTGGGGTGGGAGGGGTTGCTGGGGCTTCCGGGCTGAGGTGGCATCTGCCTACGGCCCACGTTCTGACGTCTCCCTGGCCACTGCCCGTGCGCCAACAGGAGGAGCGGATCCGTCGCGGGGATGACTTGCGGCTGCAGATGGCGATCgaggagagcaagagagagaccgGGGGCAAGGAGGAGGTGAGCGGGGCTTGTTCTGCCCTCCCTGCCCGCAGGTGTCCGTCCGTCCCCTGCTCACTCCTGCATGGCCAGGTCCCTGGAGCAGAGGCTGAAACACAAGGTCCTGGAGCTGGGCACTGGGTTTCCAGGCCCGGTCGGCCTCTCactgcctctccctccctgctgGGCTGAGGCTGGTGACTGACCAGGCTGCCCTGCGGCCACCTTCTGTGGTCAGCACTGGCCATCCCTCTTCGGGCCGAGCACCATGAGGGCCACCCCCGGCCCACAGCTGAATGGGGAGGCCCAGAATAGGTCAACAGCCTGACATGACCACAGGGAGGAGGGTGCAGGGCTCGCCCATCTGTTACACTTTCTTGGGCACCTCCTTGGTGCCATGCCATGTGCTGCACAGCAGGGCCTGTTGGTGAGCGAGGAGGCACGGTCCCGCCCTTGCAGACAGTGTTTCTGTGGCATTCCTGTGCTCTGCAGCGGAGGAGCAAACCCTGCCACAACCTTGCGCTTTCAGGTCGCGCTTCAGGACTTCTCTGTGACGGGGCCCGGCTGGCTGGTTTTGTTTCGTGTCAGAGCGGAGGTCACTCAGGCTCTGGGCCCAGGACGTCCACACTGGCCTTGccctccagcctcctcccctggcctctccccagtTACTAGTCTGTCCCGAGTGTCCTCACAGCACAGCAGCCGCTGCTGCCGCCCCCCAGAATAGGCTCATCGGGCTGGGTTGGAGTTGGCTCCCCAGCCTGTGCACTGCTGTTGCTCTCAGCAGGTCCTGAGGCCAGCCCAGGTTTGAGGGGTGGGAACAGGCGCCCTCTCCATGGGAGGCGACACATAGCTTGTGGCCGTAAGTGATAGGCACAGTGGGACTTTCTTGGTAGATGGAAAGCCTCTTTATGTTGGCCTCGGCCAAGGGATCTCTACCAGTGTCCCCCACAGCTCAGTGACCCCAGTAAGGGCTGCCCCATTGGAGGAGCACCAGATCTCACCCATCTcttctcctgccctgccctggacTCAGCTCTTCTTCCCCTCCCATCCCCCTGGGGCCTTTGCCTCATGGTGCTGACTGGAGATGTGTGCATGAGTCTGTTGGGGGCACTTGCACTTTCTGAGACAGGGGCTCTGGTTAGCTGTGCCTGTCGTGTGGCACCTCCAAAACACAGGACTTTGCATGCGTGTGCGTGCTTTGTGGGAAGGCCTGCAGTGCGGTGACTGTGGGTGACGGGAGGACTTTGCAGCGTGTGCGTGTGGCGTGGGAAGGCCTGCATTGCGGTGACTGTGGGGTGACGGCAGGGCAAGGTAGGGGCATCATGAGAGGTGCTCAGGGTGACCTGAGTGGGGTTCACGGAGGGCTTCCCAGGGAAGGGCATGGAGCAGGGACTGGCGGGGCTGACTGAAGAAGGCATAGTGGGCAGAGGGAGGATTGAGCTGCTTTGGGGTGAGTGAGGGGAAGGCTTGGCCTCCATCCTCAGTCAGAGCTGGGCAAGGACCTGGGAGCAGGTGGGGTTAAGGGGCTGCCCTGCTGTGTGTGGAGAATGGATGTGGGGCAGGGGTGTGGCCTGTTTTGGGGCtccctggggtgggggaggtgggtaGGGGTGGGCCGACCCTAGGACGTATGAGGAGGGAGGGTGGGTGGTGTGTTTGGGGCCTGCCTCCCTCTTACGCCTTCCGGATGGCTGCTGTCTGGACACCCAGGGCCTGGCCACCTCCCCAGCGACGGGCCCCAGCTTGGTCCCTGTCCCGGGCTTCCCACCACTTCTTCACgctcctcttctctccccacaGTCGTCCCTCATGGACCTTGCTGACGTCTTCACGGCCCCAGCTCCTCCCCCAACCACAGACCCCTGGGGGGGCCCAGCACCCATGGCTGCTGCCGTCCCCACGGCTGCCCCCACCTCGGACCCCTGGGGCGGCCCCCCTGTCCCTCCGGCTGCTGATCCCTGGGGAGGTCCGGCCCCCACGCCAGCCTCTGGGGACCCCTGGAGGCCTGCTGCCCCTGCAGGACCCTCAGTTGACCCTTGGGGTGGGACCCCAGCCCCTGCAGCTGGGGAGGGGCCCACGCCGGATCCATGGGGAAGTTCTGATGGTGAGTGCGTGGCCCGCTTGCGTGCGGCCTCTATGCCTGTGTGCACCTGTCCTTGGTTGGCTGTGCCCTTGGACAGGGACAGATGCAGCCAAGTGGCGCCGGGCAGTAGTGGGGGCATCCTGGGTACAGGGGAGGGGGTAAGGGAGGGGGTCAGATGAGACCGCCCAGGACAGGGCGTGTGAGATTGTGCCTTGGAGGACATGGGGGTGTGCTGTGGGGAGGGGATGGCAGTTCAGCCAAGGGGCACAGAGGCTGCGGCCAGGGCAGAGCCTGTGCGATGTAGGCATCTGGGAAGGGCGGTGGGTGGAGCTGGGAGGTGCGGGTGGAGAAAGGCCTGACACCCAGCTGgacaggggaggggtgggggagctgTGGGAGCTGAGGGAGGGCTGGGTAGGTCTGGCAGAGGCTGCGGGGAAGCCCCTCACCCCAGCTGGGGTCCCAGGGGCAGAGCCTGGCCGTGATGCCCAGTTGGAATTTGAGTTTGTGTGCGGGAGGCTGGGAGCGAGGGAGCTTTTGTGTGAACAGCCACAGATTCAGAGGCAATGGTCCCCCCTGGCCATCTGGACAGTCAAGGTTGCCAGCTCCTCATGCTCTTCTGTCCTCACCCAGGTGGGGTCCCAGTCAGTGGACCCGCAGCCTCCGATCCCTGGACACCAGCTCCAGCCTTCTCAGATCCCTGGGGAGGGTCACCTGCCAAACCCAGCACCAATGGCACCACAGGTACTgcagtgggggtgggagtggaggcCGGGCGGGAGTGAGTGGGAGATGTTAGAGTCGAGCATCCTAAGGAAGGGTGGATGCCTGGACTGCAGGCGGGGGCTGAGGCGGGGCCCCAGGGAGGGGCTGAGCAGAACATCCTGACCCCACAGCCGCCGGGGGATTCGACACGGAGCCCGATGAGTTCTCTGACTTCGACCGACTCCGCACGGCACTGCCGACCTCCGGGAGCAGCGCGGGTGAGcccctgccttccttcccagCGGCCAGAGGGAGCCCCCCTAGCTCTTCAGCCCTCCTTCCCAGCAGCCAGAGGGAGCCCCATACCCGGCTGTCTCTGTCCTGCTCCAGGCAGGGCCGGCTGGACTTAAGGATGAAAAGTTGACTtggggcggggcgcggtggctcaagcctgtaatcccagcactttgggaggccgagacgggcagatcacgaggtcaggagatcgagaccatcctggctaacacggtgaaaccccgtctctactaaaaaatacaaaaaaactagccgggcgaggtggcgggcgcctgtagtcccagctactcgggaggctgaggcaggagaatggcgggaacccgggaggcggagcttgcagtgagctgaaatccggccactacactccagcccgggcgacagagtgagactccgtctcaaaaaaaaaaataaaaaaaaaattaaaaaaaaagaaaagttgactTGGGTAGAGTGGGCCAGAACCATCCACCTGTCTTTAAAAAGTGTGCATCTGGATTTTAGAGAAATTCCAGAGttagagaaaaacagaattctTCTCAAGGTTTCCCACCCAGATGTTGACCTCTGACCCGTCTCTGCCTCCACATCGCTTGAGTGCCTTGCAAACTCTCCAAATGTGTCGAAGAACAGGGACTGTCTTGTCCTGTGCAGTGAGCTGCATGGACAGGTTTGGAAGGCAGCCGAGGCTCCCCTTCCAGGTCCCCACTCGTCTGCTGGTGGCTCCAGGGCTGGCCAGGGTGCTGCCTTTAGCTGCCCTGGCTTCTTGGGGTTTTCAGCTGGCGTAAGCCGGTGCCCACCGCCTGTGACAGGCCCATCTGCTGAGTCCCTGAGTGGCTACTCCGTCAGGAGTGTCTGAGGTCATTGTGGCCACTAGTGCTTCACCATGGCCCTCAGCTGGCACCTGTCTGTCCCAGGATGAGTCATGTTAGCCTGAtctcttggtttttttttgtttaagtgaGCTGTTATTGAGGCACAGGTTGTGGTACAGAAACCTGTTTCCCCTGATGAAAGGCGGGCGGCTAGCAGGGAGTGAATTGTGCCTGCACTCCCCTCCTCTCATTATCTAGGTTAACACAGAGCAGTCTTCCAGCCTgcagttttccttcttttaggCCTTTTTTTGTCCCATacaaatgtgtgtattttttcaaCAGTAGATAGAATTgttaaatctatttaaaaagagaatcaggccaggcacagtggctcacgcctgtaatcccagcactttggaaggtcgaggggggtggatcacgtgaggtcaggagttgaagaccagcctgaccaacgtggctgaaaccccctctctcctaaaaacacaaaattagccaggcatggtggcacatgcctgtaatcccagctactcgggaggctgaggcgggagaatcgcttgaacccaggaggtggaagttgcagtgagctgaggttgcgccacagcactccatccGGGGAaacgagcgaaactccgtctaaaaaaaaagaccTCCAGCCAACAGACGTCTTCACGCCGGCCCGGAACACGTGTCTGCGCTGTCTGTCCACTTGGAAGCTCCCGCTGGGGCTGTGTACTCAAGGAGCGTCTGAGGGCAGGCTCCTCTGAGCCTGGAGGCACCTGCGAACAGGCCCCCGCT
This window harbors:
- the EPN1 gene encoding epsin-1, which translates into the protein MSTSSLRRQMKNIVHNYSEAEIKVREATSNDPWGPSSSLMSEIADLTYNVVAFSEIMSMIWKRLNDHGKNWRHVYKAMTLMEYLIKTGSERVSQQCKENMYAVQTLKDFQYVDRDGKDQGVNVREKAKQLVALLRDEDRLREERAHALKTKEKLAQTATASSAAVGSGPPPEAEQAWPQSSGEEELQLQLALAMSKEEADQPPSCGPEDDAQLQLALSLSREEHDKEERIRRGDDLRLQMAIEESKRETGGKEESSLMDLADVFTAPAPPPTTDPWGGPAPMAAAVPTAAPTSDPWGGPPVPPAADPWGGPAPTPASGDPWRPAAPAGPSVDPWGGTPAPAAGEGPTPDPWGSSDGGVPVSGPAASDPWTPAPAFSDPWGGSPAKPSTNGTTAAGGFDTEPDEFSDFDRLRTALPTSGSSAGELELLAGEVPARSPGAFDMSGVRGSLAEAVGSPPPAATPTPTPPTRKTPESFLGPNAALVDLDSLVSRPGPTPSGAKASNPFLPGGGPATGPSVTNPFQPAPPATLTLNQLRLSPVPPVPGAPPTYISPLGGGPGLPPMMPPGPPAPNTNPFLL